One window of Athalia rosae chromosome 4, iyAthRosa1.1, whole genome shotgun sequence genomic DNA carries:
- the LOC105690243 gene encoding DNA-directed RNA polymerase I subunit RPA2 has protein sequence MLIEPQLTNTRPDFGKPPSKQNPLLQALGAPHVESFNYMLDEGLLDAIANIVPVHLVLASGDKIIFSIEDVTISPPAVPTGTIGVKNHRIFPSECRQRAATYKGKLTAKIGWSINGVPQASILKDLGEIPIMIRSNMCNLRNMSPTELVAHGEHEQEWGGYFVVKGHERLLRMLLMTRRNYPIAIKRSGWKSRGALFSDMGILLRCVKDDNTAANNTLHYVTDGTVKLMLSHRKILYYVPLVLMLKCLVDVCDKFIFSQLIAGFEDDLYFGGCVRNMLRAIHEENLHSHEQCKAYVGKIFRVKFYEVPPEASDTEICDFIIKHCVAIHLDNPMDKFNLLIFMTQKLFSFANKKSAVEGADAVMMQECLLGGHLYLQVLKEKLQTWLNVLKLHVMKRPGSTTDKYKLTTQEMLAALKSSGTFESQMENFISTGNINSSTGLGLMQDKGLTIVAENINRMRYMSHFRAIHRGAFFQTMRTTEARQLLPDAWGFICPVHTPDGAPCGLLNHLTLNCIVTKHPDKKLRADIPSVLFELGVSPFSTNENIGDSYIVMVDGRVIGRLQTKIAEKLVNKLRILKIDGAKVPSTMEIVLVPKMEGPSQYPGLFLFTGPARMMRPVMNLIVKKVELIGTFEQVYMNICITTEEAYSGLTTHQELSKTSFLSNLARLIPMPDCNQSPRNMYQCQMGKQTMGTPCHNWQHQSETKLYRLQTPATSLFRPVHHDNIDMDDFAMGTNAIVAVISYTGYDMEDAMIINKSAHERGFAHGMIYKSEFVDLEDPASYFCRDPDKPELGDKLDADGLPFVGATIEEGDPYYSYYNVDQSTYRIGKYTGKEAAYVDHVKLCGTLNTKSPRRACITFRVPRNPSVGDKFASRAGQKGICSQLWPAEDLPFTETGLIPDIVFNPHGFPSRMTIAMMIEVMAGKSAALHGLVHDATPFRFTEEDTAVEYFGKLLEAGGYNYYGTERVYSGIDGREMTADIFFGVVHYQRLRHMVSDKWQVRSTGPIDVLTRQPIKGRRRGGGVRFGEMERDALISHGCSFLLQDRLFHCSDKSSTLVCQRCGTLLGPVIELVLNEMGFAQKKMRCRLCGDDGELCEVEIPYIFRYLVTQLASCNINIKLKFNEL, from the exons ATGTTAATAGAACCGCAGCTAACGAATACGAGGCCAGATTTTGGAAAGCCTCCATCAAAGCAGAATCCT ctCTTGCAGGCTCTTGGGGCTCCCCATGTCGAATCTTTCAATTACATGCTCGATGAAGGACTTTTAGATGCAATTGCGAACATAGTACCAGTACACTTGGTACTTGCAAGCGGagacaaaataattttttccattgagGATGTCACTATCAGTCCTCCAGCCGTACCCACAGGAACAATTGGTGTTAAAAATCACAGAATATTTCCTTCCGAATGTCGTCAAAGAGCTGCAACCTACAAAGGAAAACTCACCGCCAAAATAGGATGGTCCATCAATGGCGTACCACAAGCAAGCATCTTGAAGGATTTGGGAGAAATTCCAATTATGATTAGG TCAAATATGTGCAACCTGCGCAATATGAGTCCTACAGAATTGGTTGCTCATGGGGAGCATGAACAAGAATGGGGAGGATATTTTGTAGTCAAGGGCCATGAGAGACTCTTGAGAATGCTGCTTATGACACGAAGAAATTATCCTATAGCTATAAAGAGATctgggtggaaaagtcgtggGGCTCTATTCAGTGATATGGGGATTCTATTGAGATGCGTCAAAGATGATAATACAGCCGca aATAATACGTTACATTATGTAACTGATGGAACAGTTAAGTTGATGTTAtctcatcgaaaaattttgtactACGTTCCTCTAGTTTTGATGCTGAAATGCTTAGTTGATGTTTGCGATAAATTCATATTCAGTCAATTAATTGCTGGTTTCGAAGACGATCTTTATTTTGGAGGATGTGTACGTAATATGCTGAGAGCAATACATGAGGAGAATTTGCACTCTCACGAACAGTGCAAAGCGTatgtgggaaaaattttcagagtcaaaTTTTATGAAGTACCACCAGAGGCTTCAGATACTGAAATTTGTGACTTCATCATAAA ACATTGTGTTGCAATTCACTTGGACAATCCTATGGATAAATTTAACCTGCTGATTTTCATGACTCAGAAATTGTTCAGCTTCGCTAATAAAAAAAGTGCAGTCGAAGGAGCAGATGCCGTTATGATGCAAGAATGTCTCCTTGGTGGTCATTTGTATCTACAAgttctaaaagaaaaattacaaacttggCTGAACGTCCTTAAGTTACACGTCATGAAGCGCCCTGGTAGTACAACCGATAAATACAAGCTTACGACAC AGGAGATGCTGGCAGCCTTGAAATCCAGTGGCACATTTGAATCCCAgatggaaaatttcatatcaacTGGGAATATAAATTCATCCACAGGATTAGGATTGATGCAAGACAAAGGGTTAACCATAGTAGCAGAAAACATTAACAGGATGCGTTACATGAGTCATTTCAGAGCGATACACAGAGGTGCCTTTTTCCAGACTATGAGAACTACCGAAGCTCGGCAGCTGCTTCCCGATGCATGGg gaTTTATATGCCCCGTACATACACCTGACGGTGCTCCTTGTGGCCTGCTCAACCACTTGACATTGAACTGTATCGTAACGAAACATCCGGATAAAAAGCTCAGAGCTGACATTCCATCTGTGTTATTTGAGTTGGGGGTTAGTCCCTTCAGTACCAACGAGAACATTGGGGATTCTTATATCGTAATGGTCGATGGAAGGGTAATTGGCAGACTTCAAACAAAGATTGCGGAGAAGCTAGTTAATAAGTTacggattttaaaaattgacgGAGCCAAG GTTCCATCAACTATGGAAATAGTTTTAGTACCCAAAATGGAAGGGCCGTCTCAGTATCCAGGATTGTTTCTGTTCACCGGACCAGCTCGTATGATGAGGCCTGTGATGAATCTGATTGTAAAAAAAGTCGAGCTCATCGGTACCTTTGAACAAGTTTACATGAACATTTGCATTACAACTGAGGAAGCATATTCAGGG ttgaCGACGCATCAAGAGCTATCGAAAACGAGTTTTTTGAGTAATTTGGCACGACTTATACCAATGCCCGACTGTAATCAGAGTCCTAGAAACATGTATCAGTGTCAA atggGAAAGCAAACTATGGGTACACCGTGTCACAACTGGCAACATCAATCAGAAACAAAACTATACAGATTACAAACACCAGCAACATCTTTATTCCGGCCTGTGCATCACGATAACATTGACATGGATGATTTTGCCATGGGAACCAATGCAATAGTAGCAGTCATCTCTTATACG GGTTACGATATGGAAGATgctatgataataaataaatcagcACATGAACGTGGTTTTGCGCACGGTATGATTTACAAGTCAGAGTTTGTCGACTTGGAAGATCCTGCGAGTTACTTCTGCCGAGACCCTGACAAACCTGAACTCGGAGATAAACTGGACGCTGATGGTTTGCCGTTTGTCGGTGCTACCATCGAAGAGGGAGATCCCTATTACAG TTACTACAACGTAGACCAATCTACCTACAGAATTGGCAAATATACTGGTAAAGAAGCAGCTTACGTCGACCACGTGAAACTGTGCGGTACTTTGAACACAAAGAGTCCGAGAAGAGCATGTATAACGTTTCGAGTGCCT cGTAATCCGAGTGTGGGCGATAAGTTTGCTTCGAGAGCGGGGCAAAAAGGTATTTGCTCGCAGCTTTGGCCTGCGGAAGATCTGCCCTTTACAGAAACGGGATTGATTCCAGACATCGTATTCAACCCTCATGGTTTTCCCAGTCGTATGACGATTG CTATGATGATCGAAGTTATGGCTGGAAAATCAGCAGCTCTTCACGGCCTTGTTCATGACGCCACGCCATTCAGATTTACAGAGGAAGACACCGCTGTTGAGTATTTTGGTAAATTGTTGGAAGCTGgtggatataattattacggtACTGAAAGAGTATACTCCGGTATCGATGGACGAGAAATGACGGCTGACATATTCTTCGGAGTTGTACATTATCAACGTCTTAGACACATGGTGTCAGACAAGTggcag GTGAGGAGTACTGGGCCAATAGATGTGTTGACGCGGCAGCCGATAAAAGGTCGAAGGAGAGGAGGTGGCGTAAGATTTGGAGAAATGGAACGTGATGCACTCATTTCTCACGGATGTTCCTTCTTACTTCAAGATCGTCTTTTTCACTGCTCTGATAAAAGCTCC ACGCTTGTTTGCCAGCGGTGTGGGACTCTGCTAGGCCCAGTAATAGAATTAGTATTGAACGAGATGGGATTTGCTCAAAAGAAGATGAGATGTCGACTGTGTGGTGATGATGGAGAACTATGCGAGGTAGAAATACCTTATATCTTCCGGTACTTGGTTACTCAACTAGCTTCATGCAATATCAACATAAAGCTGAAATTCAACGaactgtaa
- the LOC105690337 gene encoding actin-related protein 5: MEILELKDSKTVPDIVYEYSAKVRNESTPLIIDNGSYNCRVGWAMEKEPQLIFKNLIAKPRKERGKKDGELQVGNDIANIEAVRFQLKTQFDRNIVTHFEAQEQIFDYTFTHMGIDTDGAVNHPIVLTEAFLNPNYSRNLMAELLFECYSVPAISYGVDCLFSYHHNNCPPNGLIVNIGYHTSHIIPVLDGLVDPANSRRINIGGYHIISYMHRLLQLKYPVHVNAITPSRAEELIRDHSVVALEYQEEISKWSDPDYYDMNVLRVQLPYVAPVSTPGLTVEQQKERKRELARRLMEINARKREERLAEDEEQLNQLLAVQDLLEEGETDEFEQALKSYSLANEADLVKMINNLQAKVERTRQKIVAANSQEENIVIEEPKPKMKSILQPKDQQDFDEWITGVRKKRQDILDKRLAKRQRRQDMAKRRTAAAQERMRIISQLARKEKRDDDFGMRDEDWDVYKVINREGGDSDSELEQERLIELEDVLRYHDPEFDGTGATIPLVPGETHQLHVGVERLRAPELLFQPSMIGSIEAGIAETIEFVLKNYSPDKQMLLVANIFLTGGSAAFPGLLERLKRELREVRPFQSSFQVNIAKNTSLDAWYGARDFALNGNLSEYLVSRKEYDEKGGEYLKEHSASNTYTQSPEPLPIPIPTITEQIVVEEAIVDVEME, translated from the exons ATGGAAATACTGGAATTGAAAGATAGTAAAACAGTGCCGGACATAGTATATGAATATTCAGCAAAAGTGAGAAACGAGTCGACACCACTGATCATCGACAATG GATCATACAACTGCAGAGTTGGTTGGGCAATGGAAAAAGAGCCACAGttgatattcaaaaatttgatagcCAAACCTCGTAAAGAACGTGGCAAAAAAGATGGAGAGCTACAAGTGGGGAATGACATAGCCAATATTGAAGCTGTTAGATTTCAATTGAAAACCCAATTTGATCGAAATATAGTAACACATTTTGAGGCACAAGAGCAAATATTTGACTACACATTCACTCACATGGGAATTGATACTGATGGAGCTGTAAATCATCCAATTGTCCTTACTGAAGCTTTCCTCAATCCAAATTACTCAAGAAATT TGATGGCAGAGCTATTATTTGAATGCTATAGCGTACCAGCCATATCGTACGGAGTAGATtgccttttttcttatcatcaTAATAACTGCCCACCGAATGGTCTCATCGTTAATATAGGATATCATACGTCACACATTATTCCTGTACTCGATGGATTGGTGGATCCTGCTAATTCAAGGAGAATTAACATTGGTGGTTATCACATTATATCATACATGCATCGATTACTCCAGCTCAAGTATCCAGTACATGTTAACGCAATAACACCAAGTAGGGCTGAA GAGCTGATTCGTGATCACTCTGTTGTCGCTCTGGAATATCAAGAAGAAATATCGAAATGGTCAGATCCGGATTATTATGACATGAATGTACTTCGTGTACAACTCCCATATGTTGCTCCTGTTAGTACCCCTGGACTAACTGTGGAGCaacaaaaagagaggaagCGAGAACTTGCTCGACGACTGATGGAGATTAATGCTCGGAAACGAGAAGAAAGG TTAGCCGAAGATGAAGAACAGCTCAATCAATTATTAGCTGTTCAAGATTTGCTTGAAGAAGGAGAGACAGATGAATTTGAACAGGCATTAAAATCTTACTCGCTTGCAAATGAAGCTGACTTGGTGAAAATGATCAACAACTTACAAGCTAAAGTCGAACGAACGAGGCAAAAGATAGTAGCGGCCAACTCTCAAGAGGAAAATATTGTGATCGAAGAACCGAAGCCCAAAATGAAATCTATTCTTCAACCCAAAGATCAACAAGATTTTGATGAATGGATCACAGGTGTTAGAAAGAAAAG ACAAGACATATTAGACAAGCGACTTGCCAAACGACAACGAAGGCAAGACATGGCAAAACGTAGGACTGCAGCAGCTCAAGAAAGGATGAGAATTATCAGTCAGTTAGCGAGGAAAGAAAAGCGTGATGACGATTTTGGCATGAGGGATGAAGATTGGGATGTATACAAAGTTATTAATCGA GAAGGAGGTGACTCTGACTCAGAACTAGAGCAAGAAAGATTGATTGAACTAGAAGATGTCCTGAGGTATCACGATCCAGAATTTGATGGTACTGGGGCCACGATTCCCCTAGTGCCCGGTGAAACACATCAGCTTCATGTTGGGGTAGAGAGATTACGAGCTCCGGAATTATTGTTTCAACCATCCATGATTGGATCCATTGAGGCTGGTATTGCTGAAACAATCGagtttgttttaaaaaattattcaccagACAAGCAAATGCTCTTAGTTGCCAATATATTCCTGACCGGAGGATCAGCAGCATTTCCGGGACTTCTTGAAAGATTGAAAAGGGAATTAAGGGAGGTACGGCCATTTCAATCTAGTTTTCAAGTGAACATTGCCAAAAATACCAGCCTAGATGCGTGGTACGGCGCAAGAGATTTTGCATTGAACGGTAATCTCTCAGAATATTTAGTAAGCCGCAAAGAGTATGATGAAAAAGGAGGTGAGTACTTGAAAGAACACTCAGCAAGTAATACATATACTCAATCGCCGGAGCCCCTTCCA